A portion of the Micromonospora tarapacensis genome contains these proteins:
- a CDS encoding PP2C family protein-serine/threonine phosphatase: MTLILRSAILNDIGLVRTNNEDSALAGERLVAVADGMGGLPAGEVASEIVIRILDELVPPTSPDAAVEALRAVVSTANQRIHAAIAADPARDGMGTTLTAALLAGDTLALAQVGDSRCYLLHEGRLRQLTRDDTFVQALVDQGALSPEQARHHPQRSLVTRAIQGADAPPTMGRVTVVAGDRLLLCSDGLSDYVVDEAIAATLGMHADRQQCGEQLVKLAHQAGAPDNVTVVISDVTAG; the protein is encoded by the coding sequence ATGACGCTGATCCTCCGCTCGGCCATCCTCAACGACATCGGTCTGGTCCGGACCAACAACGAGGACTCCGCCCTCGCGGGCGAGCGCCTCGTCGCGGTGGCCGACGGCATGGGTGGGCTGCCCGCCGGTGAGGTGGCCAGCGAGATCGTCATCCGGATCCTCGACGAGCTGGTCCCACCGACCTCGCCGGACGCCGCAGTCGAGGCGCTGCGAGCCGTGGTGAGCACGGCCAACCAGCGCATCCACGCCGCGATCGCCGCCGACCCGGCCCGCGACGGCATGGGTACGACGCTGACCGCGGCCCTGCTCGCCGGGGACACGCTGGCGCTCGCCCAGGTCGGCGACTCGCGCTGCTATCTGCTCCACGAGGGGCGGCTGCGCCAGCTGACCCGGGACGACACCTTCGTGCAGGCGCTGGTCGACCAGGGCGCCCTCTCCCCCGAGCAGGCCCGGCACCACCCACAGCGTTCCCTGGTGACCCGCGCCATCCAGGGCGCGGACGCGCCACCGACGATGGGTCGGGTGACCGTCGTCGCCGGTGACCGGCTGCTGCTGTGCAGTGACGGCCTCTCCGACTACGTGGTCGACGAGGCGATCGCCGCCACCCTCGGCATGCACGCCGACCGCCAGCAGTGCGGCGAGCAGTTGGTGAAGCTGGCCCACCAGGCCGGCGCACCGGACAACGTCACCGTCGTGATCTCCGACGTCACCGCCGGCTGA